A genome region from Atribacterota bacterium includes the following:
- a CDS encoding DUF72 domain-containing protein has translation MLYIGTSGFSYQDWIGPFYPENINKGDMLNLYARQFNAVEVNSSYYRIVPAAVFYRLQRKVPANFKFAVKANQVMTHIRDKNDAVFQEFKASLQPILDNNKLGCILAQFPYSFHYNSTNLGYLLYVKEKMSDIPLIVEFRNSYWVKDRVLDFLKKNEIGFCAVDQPPLKGLIPPVAIATSQLGYIRFHGRNKEKWWQHEHAYQRYDYLYSEEELQEWLPKIKQIVNQTTDQYIFMNNHYKGKATKNALILMKLLRQEIKTINTTMNGDIWDISKEY, from the coding sequence ATATTAATAAAGGAGATATGCTAAATCTATATGCCCGCCAATTTAATGCAGTAGAAGTTAATTCCTCTTATTACCGAATTGTACCCGCAGCTGTTTTCTATCGTCTACAGCGTAAGGTTCCGGCTAATTTCAAATTCGCAGTAAAGGCAAATCAGGTTATGACTCATATCCGGGATAAAAATGATGCTGTATTTCAAGAATTTAAAGCTTCCTTACAACCAATTTTGGACAACAATAAACTGGGTTGTATCCTGGCCCAATTTCCCTACTCTTTTCATTATAACAGTACTAACCTTGGCTATCTCCTCTATGTAAAGGAAAAAATGAGCGATATTCCCCTGATTGTAGAATTTCGTAACAGCTACTGGGTAAAAGATCGGGTACTCGATTTTCTCAAAAAAAATGAAATAGGATTTTGCGCGGTAGATCAACCACCTTTAAAAGGATTAATCCCTCCAGTAGCAATAGCAACCTCTCAGCTGGGTTATATACGTTTTCACGGACGCAACAAAGAAAAATGGTGGCAACATGAACATGCTTACCAGCGTTACGATTATCTCTATAGCGAAGAAGAATTACAAGAGTGGTTGCCCAAAATTAAACAGATTGTTAATCAAACTACCGACCAGTATATCTTTATGAATAATCACTATAAAGGGAAGGCAACCAAAAATGCCTTAATACTGATGAAATTACTACGACAGGAAATAAAGACAATCAATACTACTATGAACGGAGATATTTGGGATATTTCAAAAGAATATTAA